Genomic segment of Colletotrichum destructivum chromosome 5, complete sequence:
TTCCAACCATGACCAAAGTTCTTGTTACAGGTATTTATTACCAGACAGCACAGGCACGCATATGGAAGTCGATGTCATGAAGCTAACGTGGGCTTTCTTCGCAACGCACAGGAGGCACTggcttcgtcgccggccacGTCATTGAAACCCTTCTCAAGCGCGGACACTCCGTGCTCACGACCGTTCGgtccgaggagaagggggaggcgGTCAAGAACGCCTACCGAGACGTTTCTCAAAACAACCTCGACACGGTCGTCATCCCGGACGTCGCCGCAGAAGGCGCCTTTGAGGGGCTGGGCTCACACGGGCTCGAGGCGGTGATTCACTTAGCAAGCCCAGTAAGTCTTCCCGTCGAAGTCCTTGGCCCTCAAGTTTTTCAAAAAATCGTTTTTTTAAGACCAGCTATAGTTTCACTACAATGTCACCGACCCAAAAAAGGACCTGATTGACCCGGCCGTACTCGGCACCACCGGCGTTCTCAAAGCAATCAAGAACTCGTGCCCCGGTGTCAAGCGCGTCGTCGTGACTTCTTCCTTTGCCGCGATCCTCAACCCGGGGCTGGCCTCCACCGGGGCACAGAAGACGTACTCGGAGGAGGACTGGAGCCCCTTGACACTTGAAGACGCCTACGCGAACGGCGGGAGCGCTTATATCGTTTCCAAACTCTTTGCCGAGAGGGCGGCCTGGAAGTTCATGGCAGATGAGAAGCCCGGTTTCACGCTTTCCACCATCAACCCACCGATGATCTACGGACCTGTCAGGCTGCCGGTGGGATCACTCGCCTCAATCAACACCTCGAACCGGTTTCTTGGGGAGGTCCTCCTCGGAAAGCACAAGGCGGGCCTGCCGCCCACGCCTATGCCACTCTGGGTCGACGTGCGAGATGTCGCGCTGGCGCATGTGAGGGCCATGGAGGTTCAAgaggccgccggcaagcGCTTCCTGACGACTGCAGGCTTTTACAGCAACGAGGAGTTAGCCAGGGCAATCTGGAACCACTTCCCCGACTTGCGAGAGAAGCTTCCGGAGCCTGGTAGCTTTGGAGGAGCGCCCAACCCGGCGCTGCAGTCCTTTGGGTACAACACGTCTAGGGTGACAAGCATCCTGGGCCTGGAATTCACTCCGTACGAGAAGACTGTCGTCGACTCGGTCTTGTCTCTGAAAGGCTTGAAGGAGTAGGCCGAGGCTGCTTTCTGCCCAAGTGTGGCGAGTAGTTTCGTCTCAAGCTAGGATCGCGTAGCTTCCTGTCATGGCAAAGACGGTCCAGTAATCCAAGTCCGGCGTTGTTTGCAAGACATGCATTATTTCTTTGGCGGCTTTGAAGCCGCCG
This window contains:
- a CDS encoding Putative NAD-dependent epimerase/dehydratase, NAD(P)-binding domain superfamily encodes the protein MTKVLVTGGTGFVAGHVIETLLKRGHSVLTTVRSEEKGEAVKNAYRDVSQNNLDTVVIPDVAAEGAFEGLGSHGLEAVIHLASPFHYNVTDPKKDLIDPAVLGTTGVLKAIKNSCPGVKRVVVTSSFAAILNPGLASTGAQKTYSEEDWSPLTLEDAYANGGSAYIVSKLFAERAAWKFMADEKPGFTLSTINPPMIYGPVRLPVGSLASINTSNRFLGEVLLGKHKAGLPPTPMPLWVDVRDVALAHVRAMEVQEAAGKRFLTTAGFYSNEELARAIWNHFPDLREKLPEPGSFGGAPNPALQSFGYNTSRVTSILGLEFTPYEKTVVDSVLSLKGLKE